The stretch of DNA AGTTTTAGTTTCTATTCATACCTCTCTTCTTTAAAAGTGTTCCTGCGTACTCAATATTTATGTAACCTTGAGTTGCAGATACCCAGATACACCTGGTATATGGACAAAGCAGCAGGTTGAAGCCTGGAAACCCATTGTAGATGCAGTGCATGCTAAAGGTGGCATCTTTTTCTGCCAGATTGGGCATGTTGGCAGAGTCTCAAATACAGGTAATCTTGGCTACATGGCattttgttgtctgttgttaAGAGTCCACGtcgaaaaataagagagaaaaaaatatggGTTCATAAGGTCATGCCTTAGACTAGCCAATTAAAACATGATATCAGAGCTTGTTCAGCTGAACATGTCACGCAAAGTTTTATACAACTATCACTTTTCTGCAGATTTTCAGCCTAATGGACAAGCACCCATCTCCAGCACTGATAAGCCATTAAGTCCCGAAAATCAAGCACAGTTTACTCCTCCACGACGGCTAAGGGCAGATGAAATCCCTCGAGTCATCAATGATTTCAGGCTTGCTGCAAGGAATGCAATCCAAGCTGGTAAATTTGATGGGAAAAATCTACAATTTTACCTGTCTGATATGATTCATGgtgtaataaattaaatgaaccATATGGTTTGTTCAATTCATTGTATAGGTTTTGATGGAGTGGAGATCCATGGGGCTCATGGCTACCTAATAGAACAGTTCTTGAAAGATGGAGTGAACGATCGAACAGACGAGTATGGAGGGTGTCTGCAAAACCGATGCAGATTTGCTTTGGAAGTGGTTGAAGCTGTTGCAGATGAGATTGGAGGTGAGAGGGTGGGGATAAGGCTTTCTCCCTTTGCTAACTATATGGAATGTGGAGACTCAGATCCAAATGGTTTGGGGGTTTTCATGGCTGAATCCTTGAACAAGTATGGCATTCTGTACTGCCATATGGTTGAGCCCAGAATGAAAACAGTTGGAGAAAAGAGTGATTGCAGTGAGAGTCTTTTGCCAATGAGGAAGGCATTCAAGGGCACTTTCTTGGTTGCTGGTGGTTATGAAAGGGAAGACGGGATCAAGGCGGTGGCCGAAAACAGAAGTGATCTCGTCGTCTATGGCCGCTTATTCTTGGCCAATCCCGATTTACCAAAGCGATTCGAGCTCAATGCCCCTCTCAACAAGTATGACAGAAGCACTTTTTATACCTCAGACCCTATTATTGGTTATAATGACTATCCATTTCTTGAAAATACTGCTTGAGTCTATTCAAACTATGGACAACTTAGTTGGTTTACCTCGCAACAGGTTTCACCTACAAAGAACTCTGCAAGACAGACACCTTTGTCCTTTTATTTGGTATATTTATCTTTATGGTTGCATTTTCCTAATTAGaatactgtagttgtattgatcATATTGTATCATCTTTtttatgttataaatatattccaTTGCCACAATGTTCACTGTGAAAGTTCTTATCTTAAATcattgtttcaaaattattcctgaaAGTGTAAAGGTTTTAGGAGCAATTGTACTCTCCCACCATTATATCATCAAACCTTTCAAGCTTCATTTCAACATGTTTTTCATTAAATAAATTCAAGCTTCATTTCAACATGTtttcattaaataaattagtctaAATTTTCACTGGCTCAAACCAAAGATAAATAGACAGTTCTTGAGGTGACAAAATGCAAAACTCCATTCTAGCTAGCAAGATAACAAGCATCCatccaattaataataaataacattcTTGCCAAAAACACAAGTCAAAATTCAAAACCGCTACAAATACTCTCAGTAAAGAAAAAGCATAGTAGTTCATAACAgaagaaattcaaaatttgcagTATGTAAGCTACAAACTCAAAACTTGAGTTATGGAATGATATGATGTGGAAATATGTTTACTTGAAGCACTTTGCATCTAGAAGAGCCTCACCTTCAAAAGGCTCAGCATCCTCGATCATCTGGCTGACCCGCTCCTTCTGAGCTTCATCATTGATGTCTACTTGCTTCCACTCATACAGCTCCATGTCATAGCATTCATCCATAACAAACTTGGGAATTTCTTTCCCGCGGAAAAGCCATAGCCCCTTCACCTTGAATGGGGGCTCTGAGCCGATTACCAACATCTTGCCAAAGGCATACTTGCGTGCCAGATCCATCCTCTGCAGAAAACCACCCACCTTGTTCATGGTTACAAAGGAAACAGTGTTTTCATCATTGTACTTGTAATCACAGAACCAAAGAGAGTATCCCTCTGGATCATACATATCCCAAAAACCTGAAAAATAATGGGAAAAACGGTGGTAAGCTCACCAAAAATGAGGTAGTATTTGACAAAAGCATATAGAAAGGAAGATAAATATACCTTTAATGGCAACCTCACGAAAGTTGGTCTTAGTGTTGGAGTATAGCCTCTTCCACTCATCAAGAATCATCTTGCTTGGAGGCAAGAGATCAAGAGGATTTTTTGGCTTTGGCTTGGGTGCTTCTTCTTCATCTGCCTCATCCTTAGGCTTTGTCTCTTCTTTCTTAGCTTCTTTCTTAGCCTCTTTCTTTGGCTCTTCCTTTTTCGGTTTAGCAGATTCTTTTGGTTGTGCAGGCTTCTTGGATGCAACAGGTGGAACTGATTCTGCTTGTTTAACCTCACCCATTATCTTGACAAATTTCGGTTGATTAACCAATGTCCAGAAATATCTCTCAACATGTGGGAATTCCTTGGTAAAGCTCTTAGTCATGATCCACTTAAATCCAGCACTCAAGTTGCAGATCATAACAATGTCGGCTAGTGTGACAGAATGCCCAACCAAGTAAGTGTTAGAGGCAAGATGGGTGTTCAAAGCAGTAAGCGATCTCTTCAGCGTAGCAATTGCAGCTTCCTCAGCCTTTTTTGacaatgaaaaacaaaatcatgAAACCattattgattcttgatattaaattattaatacaagACAGGTTCAACAATGCTAAGTGCATAAGGTATGAATATAGGCAGTCTCACATACCGGAGGCAAATATGTCACAAATCCAAGCCGTGGGTACAACCATTTTGCAATATTAGCATCAATCTCTGTAGCAGAGAAGTCAGTCCATTGTTCAATGTGGCCCTGCCCGACCGAggatattataaaaaataaataaaaataaaaagcagtTAAGAAAAAACATATTTCAACAAGTGAATAACAACTgtgtcaaaatttaaaataataagactTACATATTCAATCAATGAAGAGCCAAAAAGTGGATTGTCAGGCTTCAGCTTAGCAACTACGGGTTTAGGGAACAGTAAAGGTCAGAATAGAACTCTATTTCAAATTCAGTATATCAAACAAAAATAACACAACTCTCACCATAGCGTGCAATGGCATTGCTCTCAAATATAGGACCATCGGGTGTTTCGAGCACAGGAACCTACaccaggaaaaaaaattggcagACATTAAACAAATTgcagggaaaaaaaataaaaaactgatATATCCTTGTGAACTGATGAAATACCTTTCCAATTGGGTTCATCTTAAGAAACTCAGGAGTTTTGTTTGACACACCCATCTGAAAGTTCTTCGTAAGCTCAACTTTCACACCACAGTATTCCGCAACAATGAGTGCCTTGAATGCATTTTTGTTGCCATCGGAAGAATGCAGAACCTAGAAATGCAGAATCAAGAAGACTTCTTATAGCACATAAATCTGAAAGCATACTTTAGCATGGGCTACTTTAGTCAAAAGCATAAAAATAGGGAGCAATATATACCAGACCACTGTAGCACATCGACAAACGTGCAAAATGCAATCACTTAtctatttttccaaaaaatagaTCCAGGTTATTTACAAACTGTATAAAGATATTAAGTCTGTAAGTCTAAAACCTGTTATAAAGGCAGCAATGGGACCACTTCCAGGTTAAACCAAAATCAAtcaataaccaaaaaaaaaaaaaaaaaaagtagactTAATAAACCTATCAAGGGAaggaaattaataaaaatcataacTTTTAGATGTACAGattaaattaaatgattgaAATATACTCAGATAATTATCTCTTAGTTACTATAAACTTATCAATGTTTGATTTTCTTTAGCCTTCCTGGTCAACCCAGCCATCACAAAAACAGATGCCTTTTGGCATGTTTATAATATCCAAAACAGACCATCTTTGAGTATTTAACAAGCATGTCAATCCCAAACATGCTAATTTTGAAGAATTGTTCTTAGCAAAGATAAAAGTCATTAAACTAACACCATTTGAAGGAAAAAAGCATTAcaaatttggacaaaaatatagAGCACAGGACTCAAAAGAGACAACAAATAGAACAAAAAAAGCAGCATTCTTTTCAAACCCAGAAACACAAATTTGTGACGGACATGAATGTGAGGAACAATAAGAAATACAAAGGCGAAACCATAAGCTTTAAACATGCAAAATTCAGCATCTTACCCTCTACCCAGCCGACAAAATCAGCTAAAAAACTGAACTTTAAGCAATCAAAATGATAATACACAATTAATATCCAGATCTACAGCTTAAAATTAAGAATCCATTACAAAGCAAGATCCCTAAGAAACTCACCAGAGCCATGGCTTCAGAACAGAATCTTCCAACACAGTTTTCCCACCACAGCtacctgaaaaatcaaaatcaaaatttaaaaaaaaaaaaaaaaaacaaaaaaaaaacaaaacaaaacaaaNatttaaaaaaaaaaaaaaaaaacaaaaaaaaaacaaaacaaaacaaaacaaaatcccCTCGCTCAAACACTCCACCAAGTCATGCATCCAAATACACTAAAAACCGATAAATGCAATCCCAGATCGGATGAAATTCAGAGAGATTAGCTTAGCGACTTACTTGTTCTGAGAAACCGCCGTAGGCCACTTCACTTGCAGGAgtggggtttagggtttcgatcGAGAGGTCAAAACCGGATACGAATGTGATAAATATATACTACCCGTGTGAGCAGTTCTTTTGATGGGTACCGGAAAAATGTTTATGGAATATGGTGTGTCGGCCGAGGAAAGTGTGTTGAATAAGGGCACTTTAGGAATTTCGCTACTGAACAACTTTCAAAATTGGCAAGTAAACCCCATATttagtttatattattttttattatgttagatacataataataaataaatttgtaaataattatatttctatacctaacaacaacaacaataataaaattggggaaattatttttttcttggtaGACTCACGGAGTCTTTCTCTGTCCATTTAACGGTCCATGTCCATCCACGTTCGCTCCAGGAGGCACGGGAGTTGGCCTAGGGgaaacccgggttctcccagaattattccccacaaagagagctcatttgTCACTTGAGCTAACCATTGGGTATATTATGTTTTTACTTCTCAAggtatattagtggtgtaaaaTTAGCCTTTACCTTATTAGAGTTGTAAAATTAGTCCATTAATTTATAGTTTTAtctaacaaaaattattactgACTCagtctcattttatatgtctaaTTTAGTtaacaatatttgatttaaattatatacaattcaaattctcatagtattaagtttaatattagtacataaaatttatattcaaaaACTATATTAGAAGTATTATTAACGGCAaagaaacaaatttaaaactaaagAAATACTAAAAtgaataagtaaaaaaaatatttgaccaattaataataaacgTGACGGGTAAATGGAACGAGGATAATAATTgcttaacaaaaaaataaattgaacgagCATCTGACTATGAATCACATTTTATCATTGATTATTAAAGTTTTCTagttaggtgcatgactatgtaatttgtatcacatttggtatTGTCCTCTAATTTTCCAGCCAATTATTACCGGGAATGCTCCTTCCGGAAGAAGCAAATGCAATACTCATTCCATAATCTGACAATAGTTAGATGGGAAATTGGACggcatgaccaaatgtgataaaaattatatagtcatgcatctaatttaaaaattttaatagtcaatgataaaatgtgattcatgtataatagttaattgactaaaagtaaaattttttcATGTCAAATCAATGCTcacaaacaaataacaaatttcATTATCTAAGACTAAATACTTGTGTAAAAGTCATGAAATTAACTTTACACTACATacataattgagggactaaaaatacatagtttctaatataaaatttgatgCAATATGTAAGAAGGTAGGGTGCATGCCCTAGTTTACATAATAATCATGTGCACATCAAACCAAGCCAACAGTTAGCTGCCAAACCTATTTTAGCTTACTAGAGAAAACAACTAGGAGCATAATGTATCTCAAATGTCAAAGCCATTATTCAATAGGACATTAGAATATTTTCATTagttcaaaatatttaattttttggtgaTTTTGTACATGTAtagggaaaaagagagaaaa from Ipomoea triloba cultivar NCNSP0323 chromosome 7, ASM357664v1 encodes:
- the LOC116025057 gene encoding 12-oxophytodienoate reductase 2-like, whose protein sequence is MANRVGQGQEEKQHESPLLTPYKMGKFHLSHRIVLAPLTRQRSYNTIPQPHAILHYSQRTTKGGLLIAEAAAVSDTAIGYPDTPGIWTKQQVEAWKPIVDAVHAKGGIFFCQIGHVGRVSNTDFQPNGQAPISSTDKPLSPENQAQFTPPRRLRADEIPRVINDFRLAARNAIQAGFDGVEIHGAHGYLIEQFLKDGVNDRTDEYGGCLQNRCRFALEVVEAVADEIGGERVGIRLSPFANYMECGDSDPNGLGVFMAESLNKYGILYCHMVEPRMKTVGEKSDCSESLLPMRKAFKGTFLVAGGYEREDGIKAVAENRSDLVVYGRLFLANPDLPKRFELNAPLNKYDRSTFYTSDPIIGYNDYPFLENTA
- the LOC116025056 gene encoding elongation factor 1-gamma 2-like — its product is MALVLHSSDGNKNAFKALIVAEYCGVKVELTKNFQMGVSNKTPEFLKMNPIGKVPVLETPDGPIFESNAIARYVAKLKPDNPLFGSSLIEYGHIEQWTDFSATEIDANIAKWLYPRLGFVTYLPPAEEAAIATLKRSLTALNTHLASNTYLVGHSVTLADIVMICNLSAGFKWIMTKSFTKEFPHVERYFWTLVNQPKFVKIMGEVKQAESVPPVASKKPAQPKESAKPKKEEPKKEAKKEAKKEETKPKDEADEEEAPKPKPKNPLDLLPPSKMILDEWKRLYSNTKTNFREVAIKGFWDMYDPEGYSLWFCDYKYNDENTVSFVTMNKVGGFLQRMDLARKYAFGKMLVIGSEPPFKVKGLWLFRGKEIPKFVMDECYDMELYEWKQVDINDEAQKERVSQMIEDAEPFEGEALLDAKCFK